One Streptomyces coeruleorubidus DNA segment encodes these proteins:
- a CDS encoding pyridoxal phosphate-dependent aminotransferase, with product MTRMTSSARPLLNRRLAEFGTTIFAEMSALALSTGAINLGQGFPDTDGPEEVREAAVRALRDGLGNQYPPGPGVPELRTAIAAHQQRRYGLSCDPDTEVLVTAGATEAIAASLLALVEPGDEVIALEPYYDSYAACIAMAGGRRVPVTLRPHEGSFRLDLDELRDAVTDRTRLLLINTPHNPTGTVLTREELAAIAELAVERDLLVVTDEVYEHLVFDDAEHVPPATFPGMRERTVTIGSAGKTFSFTGWKVGWVTAAPELVTAVRSAKQYLTYVASGPFQYAVAEALALPESYFTAFRDDMLVKRNLLAAGLEEAGFRVFSPSGTYFVTTDIRPLGETDGFAFCRALPERAGVVAIPNAVFYDHREEGAPFVRFAFCKRTGVLEEAAKRLGAAF from the coding sequence ATGACCCGCATGACCTCCAGCGCGCGCCCCCTCCTCAACCGCCGGCTCGCCGAGTTCGGGACGACGATCTTCGCCGAGATGTCCGCCCTGGCCCTGAGCACCGGCGCCATCAACCTCGGACAGGGCTTCCCCGACACCGACGGCCCCGAGGAGGTCAGGGAGGCCGCCGTACGGGCGCTGCGGGACGGCCTGGGCAACCAGTACCCGCCGGGCCCCGGCGTCCCCGAGCTGCGCACCGCGATCGCCGCCCACCAGCAGCGGCGCTACGGCCTGTCCTGCGACCCCGACACGGAGGTCCTGGTCACCGCGGGGGCCACCGAGGCCATCGCCGCCTCGCTGCTGGCCCTGGTGGAGCCCGGCGACGAGGTGATCGCCTTGGAGCCGTACTACGACTCGTACGCGGCGTGCATCGCGATGGCGGGCGGGCGCCGGGTGCCGGTCACGCTCCGCCCGCACGAGGGCAGCTTCCGCCTGGACCTGGACGAACTGCGCGACGCCGTCACCGACCGCACCCGCCTGCTGCTGATCAACACCCCGCACAACCCGACCGGCACGGTCCTCACCCGCGAGGAGCTGGCCGCCATCGCCGAGCTGGCGGTGGAGCGGGACCTGCTCGTGGTGACGGACGAGGTGTACGAGCACCTGGTCTTCGACGACGCCGAGCACGTGCCGCCGGCGACGTTTCCGGGGATGCGCGAGCGTACGGTCACCATCGGGTCGGCCGGCAAGACGTTCTCGTTCACCGGCTGGAAGGTCGGCTGGGTGACGGCGGCGCCGGAGCTGGTCACGGCGGTGCGCTCGGCGAAGCAGTACCTGACGTATGTGGCGTCGGGGCCGTTCCAGTACGCGGTGGCGGAGGCCCTGGCGCTGCCGGAGTCGTACTTCACGGCCTTCCGCGACGACATGCTGGTCAAGCGGAACCTGCTGGCGGCGGGCCTGGAGGAGGCCGGGTTCCGGGTCTTCAGCCCGTCGGGGACCTACTTCGTCACCACCGACATCCGCCCCCTCGGCGAGACGGACGGCTTCGCCTTCTGCCGCGCCCTGCCGGAACGCGCCGGTGTCGTCGCGATCCCCAACGCGGTCTTCTACGACCACCGCGAGGAGGGCGCGCCGTTCGTACGGTTCGCGTTCTGCAAGCGGACGGGCGTGCTGGAGGAGGCGGCGAAGCG